A section of the Methanobrevibacter arboriphilus JCM 13429 = DSM 1125 genome encodes:
- the gdhA gene encoding NADP-specific glutamate dehydrogenase yields the protein MSYVSDVLEDLKKKNENQPEFIQAATEILESIEPVFEKHPEYQKAGLLERYVEPERIVVFRVPWIDDEGKVRVNRGYRIQFNSAIGPYKGGLRFHESVNLSIIKFLGFEQILKNSLTGMNIGGGKGGSDFNPKGKSDNEIMRFCQSFMTELYNYIGPDTDVPAGDIGVGSREVGFLFGQYNRISNEHHCVLTGSGLEYGSSLVRTEATGYGLVYITEEALKQRGDSFKGKTVVVSGSGNVAIYAAEKAIMLGAKVIAMSDSSGYIYDENGIQIPFIKEIKEINYGRISEYLDYFDDETLTAEFVEGSNHIWNLKCDIAFPCATQNELDGDSARKLVSNNVKYLSEGANMPCTLEATEILQKAGVVYLPGKAANAGGVATSALEMAQRSSKLCWSFEEVDSRLKAIMVNIYHCIDQAAKEYGFEENYVIGSNIAGFIKVANAMMAQGVV from the coding sequence ATGTCATATGTAAGTGATGTTTTAGAAGATTTGAAGAAAAAAAATGAAAATCAACCTGAATTTATTCAAGCTGCAACAGAGATTCTCGAATCAATAGAACCTGTATTTGAAAAACACCCCGAATATCAAAAAGCAGGACTTTTAGAAAGATACGTCGAACCAGAAAGAATTGTAGTATTTAGAGTGCCTTGGATTGATGATGAAGGTAAAGTACGTGTAAATAGAGGTTATCGTATACAATTCAATAGTGCTATTGGTCCTTATAAAGGAGGATTACGTTTCCATGAATCTGTGAATTTATCCATTATTAAGTTTTTAGGTTTTGAACAGATCCTTAAAAATTCTTTAACTGGAATGAATATTGGTGGTGGAAAAGGAGGTAGTGATTTTAATCCTAAAGGAAAATCTGATAATGAGATTATGAGATTTTGTCAAAGCTTCATGACTGAACTGTATAATTATATTGGTCCAGATACTGATGTTCCTGCTGGAGATATTGGTGTTGGTTCTAGAGAAGTTGGATTTTTATTTGGACAATATAATAGGATTTCAAATGAACACCATTGTGTATTAACTGGTAGTGGTTTAGAATATGGAAGTTCTCTTGTTAGAACTGAAGCTACAGGTTATGGGCTTGTTTATATTACAGAAGAAGCATTAAAACAGAGAGGAGATTCTTTTAAAGGTAAAACTGTTGTTGTTTCTGGTTCTGGAAATGTTGCTATTTATGCTGCTGAAAAAGCTATTATGTTAGGTGCAAAAGTTATAGCTATGTCTGACTCTTCTGGATATATTTATGATGAGAATGGTATTCAAATACCTTTTATAAAAGAAATTAAAGAAATTAATTATGGTAGAATATCTGAATACTTAGATTATTTTGATGATGAAACTTTGACTGCAGAATTTGTTGAAGGTAGTAATCATATTTGGAATCTTAAATGTGATATAGCATTTCCATGTGCAACTCAAAATGAGTTAGATGGGGATTCTGCTAGAAAACTTGTTTCTAATAATGTTAAATATTTATCTGAAGGAGCTAATATGCCCTGCACTCTTGAAGCAACAGAGATTTTGCAAAAAGCAGGGGTTGTTTATCTTCCAGGAAAAGCAGCTAATGCTGGTGGAGTAGCTACAAGTGCATTAGAAATGGCTCAAAGAAGTTCTAAGTTATGTTGGTCTTTTGAAGAAGTTGATTCAAGGTTAAAAGCTATTATGGTAAATATATATCATTGTATTGATCAAGCTGCTAAAGAATATGGATTTGAAGAAAATTATGTCATTGGATCTAACATAGCAGGTTTTATAAAAGTAGCTAATGCTATGATGGCTCAGGGTGTTGTCTAA
- the mch gene encoding methenyltetrahydromethanopterin cyclohydrolase — translation MLSVNLEAKKTVDAMIEKADELNIAVSKLNNGATIIDCGVNVAGSLKAGEYYTKVCLGGLAEVGISIPGDLSEKFALPSVKIKTDFPAISTLGAQKAGWSVSVGDFFALGSGPARALAKKPAETYEEIGYEDDADIAILTLESDNLPGEDVAEAIANDCGVDVKDVTLLVAPTSSLVGSIQIAGRVVENGTYKMLEALHFDVTKVKYAAGIAPIAPIDPDGLKAMGKTNDAVLFGGRTYYYIESEEGDDIKELAEKLPSSAADGYGKPFFDVFKEAEFDFYKIDKGMFAPAEVVINDLRTGELFKAGYVNVDLLKKSFGL, via the coding sequence ATGCTTAGTGTTAATTTAGAAGCTAAAAAAACAGTAGATGCAATGATTGAAAAAGCTGATGAGCTTAATATAGCTGTTTCCAAATTAAATAATGGTGCAACCATTATTGATTGTGGTGTAAATGTAGCTGGAAGCTTAAAAGCTGGTGAATATTATACTAAAGTATGTCTTGGAGGATTAGCTGAAGTTGGAATTTCTATTCCTGGAGATTTATCTGAAAAATTTGCGCTTCCTTCTGTTAAGATTAAAACTGATTTCCCTGCTATTTCCACTCTTGGTGCTCAAAAGGCTGGGTGGTCTGTAAGTGTTGGTGACTTTTTTGCTTTAGGTTCTGGTCCTGCAAGAGCATTAGCTAAAAAACCAGCAGAAACTTATGAAGAGATTGGTTATGAAGATGATGCAGATATTGCAATTCTTACTCTTGAATCTGATAATTTACCTGGTGAAGATGTTGCAGAAGCCATAGCTAATGATTGTGGTGTTGATGTTAAAGATGTAACTTTACTTGTAGCTCCTACTTCTTCTCTTGTTGGATCTATTCAAATTGCTGGAAGAGTTGTAGAAAATGGTACTTATAAAATGTTAGAAGCTCTTCATTTTGATGTTACTAAGGTTAAATATGCTGCAGGAATTGCTCCAATAGCTCCAATCGACCCAGATGGTTTAAAGGCTATGGGTAAAACAAATGATGCTGTTCTCTTTGGAGGAAGAACTTATTATTATATTGAATCTGAAGAAGGAGATGACATTAAAGAATTAGCTGAAAAATTACCTTCATCTGCAGCTGATGGTTATGGAAAACCATTTTTTGATGTATTTAAAGAAGCTGAATTTGATTTCTATAAAATAGACAAGGGAATGTTTGCACCTGCTGAAGTTGTTATTAATGATCTAAGAACTGGTGAGTTATTTAAAGCAGGGTATGTAAATGTTGATCTTTTGAAGAAATCATTTGGTTTATAG
- a CDS encoding secondary thiamine-phosphate synthase enzyme YjbQ — MTIFKYEISLDTSKKTEIIDITLDIQEILTKSKLNSGIINIFSKHSTSSIVINENEEGLLYDFESILNKIIPKNNSYKHDFIDNNADSHIKSLFLGSSETIPFSNNDLSIGTWQSVFFVEFDGPRTRKVELTVIGE, encoded by the coding sequence ATGACAATTTTTAAATATGAAATAAGTTTGGACACATCCAAAAAAACTGAAATTATAGATATAACCTTAGATATTCAAGAAATTCTAACTAAAAGTAAACTAAACTCTGGAATAATTAATATATTTTCAAAACATTCAACTTCTTCAATAGTAATCAATGAAAATGAAGAAGGTTTGTTATATGATTTTGAATCTATTTTAAATAAAATTATTCCTAAAAATAATAGCTATAAACATGATTTTATTGATAATAATGCAGATTCTCATATTAAATCTTTATTTTTAGGCTCAAGTGAAACTATTCCTTTTTCAAATAACGATTTATCTATTGGTACATGGCAATCAGTTTTTTTTGTAGAATTTGATGGTCCAAGAACAAGAAAAGTTGAATTAACTGTTATTGGAGAATAA
- a CDS encoding beta-ribofuranosylaminobenzene 5'-phosphate synthase — protein sequence MIIKTPSRIHMALIDLNGSYGRRDGGIGLTISKPNFVLEAETLEKGISIDFNKNIKDNDIKNQCLLKIKDSAEKIISHFNINNGFHFNVNEAFLTHSGLGSGTQISLATAKLICEYNGISINGVELGKILGRGGTSGVGIYSFDQGGLIIDGGHDINEKTEFLPSSASKANPPNLIGRYDFPKEWDILIAIPESRTIMGKNEVNIFQEYCPVPKRDVEKLSHLIFMNLVPFLLEKNIKSFGNVINEIQKIGFKKVELDLQKEKIKTTMEKMREFGAYGVGMSSFGPSIYGILDKKNRDAFKATKEFIGENGIVFKTKAQNHGFELKR from the coding sequence ATGATTATAAAAACTCCATCGAGAATACATATGGCATTAATAGATTTAAATGGGTCTTATGGAAGACGTGATGGAGGCATTGGATTGACAATATCTAAACCAAACTTTGTTCTAGAAGCTGAAACATTGGAAAAAGGAATAAGTATTGATTTTAACAAAAATATAAAAGATAATGATATAAAAAACCAATGCCTTTTAAAAATAAAGGATTCTGCAGAAAAAATAATCTCACATTTTAATATAAACAATGGATTCCATTTTAATGTTAATGAAGCCTTTCTAACACATTCAGGATTAGGTTCTGGAACTCAAATATCTTTAGCTACTGCAAAATTAATATGTGAATATAATGGAATATCAATAAATGGAGTAGAATTAGGGAAAATTCTTGGTAGAGGAGGAACATCTGGTGTTGGAATATACTCTTTTGATCAAGGAGGACTTATAATAGATGGGGGTCATGATATAAATGAAAAAACAGAATTTTTACCATCTTCAGCTTCAAAAGCTAACCCTCCAAATCTAATTGGAAGATATGATTTTCCAAAAGAATGGGATATACTAATAGCCATTCCTGAATCTAGGACAATAATGGGAAAAAATGAAGTAAATATATTTCAAGAATATTGTCCTGTTCCAAAAAGAGATGTTGAAAAATTATCCCATCTTATCTTTATGAATTTAGTTCCATTTCTCTTAGAAAAAAATATTAAGTCTTTTGGTAATGTTATTAATGAAATTCAGAAAATAGGATTTAAAAAAGTGGAATTAGACCTTCAAAAAGAAAAAATTAAAACAACAATGGAAAAAATGAGGGAATTTGGAGCTTATGGTGTTGGGATGAGTTCATTTGGACCATCTATATATGGAATATTGGATAAAAAAAATAGGGATGCGTTTAAAGCAACAAAAGAATTTATTGGAGAAAATGGTATTGTTTTCAAAACA
- a CDS encoding DNA polymerase domain-containing protein, producing MVTETDKQIALEEEIKSQAHKFLVDFNATLPESMELEYEGFYRRGFFVTKKRYAVIEDGVIIAKGLELVRRDWAPVAKDTQQGILMAILKDGDVEKAVQIIRKVLKKVKSGDVDMKDLIIHTQITKKLSDYKQIGPHVVAAQRLEDKGMKIDRGTIIQYVVVKGKGPISQRAIPFEDSEKYNYDSDYYIDNQIIPAVSRIMESFGYTKEKLKELGEKEKQKTLDSFF from the coding sequence ATGGTGACTGAAACTGATAAACAAATAGCTCTTGAGGAGGAAATAAAATCTCAAGCACATAAATTTCTTGTAGATTTTAATGCAACACTACCTGAAAGCATGGAACTTGAATATGAAGGATTCTATAGAAGAGGGTTCTTTGTAACAAAAAAAAGATATGCAGTAATAGAAGACGGAGTGATCATAGCTAAAGGATTAGAACTTGTTAGAAGAGATTGGGCTCCAGTAGCTAAAGATACCCAACAAGGAATACTAATGGCTATACTAAAAGATGGTGATGTTGAAAAAGCAGTGCAGATTATAAGAAAAGTCTTAAAAAAAGTAAAATCTGGTGATGTTGATATGAAAGATCTGATTATTCACACACAAATAACCAAAAAACTATCTGATTATAAACAAATCGGACCTCATGTTGTAGCTGCACAAAGATTAGAAGATAAAGGAATGAAAATTGATAGAGGAACTATAATACAATATGTAGTAGTCAAAGGTAAAGGTCCAATAAGTCAAAGAGCAATACCATTCGAAGATTCAGAAAAATACAATTATGATTCTGATTATTATATTGATAATCAAATAATTCCAGCTGTTTCTAGGATAATGGAATCATTTGGATATACTAAAGAAAAATTAAAAGAACTTGGAGAAAAAGAAAAACAAAAAACATTAGATTCATTTTTTTAA
- the pheT gene encoding phenylalanine--tRNA ligase subunit beta, with protein sequence MPVITFEYQDLKELGINIENDKLIDILPMLGSDIEDFDDETIKVEFFPNRPDQLSVEGVSRSLKGFISQEMGLPKYKVSPSGEKVFVDKEIENIRPYIAFALIKDVKFDGEKLKQIMDFQENLHWVIGRDRKKVAIGIHNLDVINGDYKYIASSPVENSFIPLDHLNELTPKEILDEHEKGSKYAKLISGFDKYPIILDKNDKVLSMPPIINGELTKLTEDTKNILVDVTGTDEKAVQQTLNIICSSFGEVGGKIESLDIVYQDKTITTPDLSPKTRKVRVNFCNELIGGVNLNAEDVAKLLLKARMDTKIINENEVQVEIPSYRIDILHEVDIVENVAIQYCINKIKAELPNVSTIAYENNWFKGEKTIREIMIGLGFQEIMSLMLTSEENHYEKMKQIEDDHVQVSKPITIDRTMIRKSLINSLMEFLEDNKHEDLPQKIFEIGDTLYIDESRETNVKTVKKLAGAICHSTANFTEIKSTIASLLSNLGYEIEISPSNNSTFIKGRVSNIKGTSKNGTVSGFFGEISPEVINNFELEYPVIAFEIGFL encoded by the coding sequence ATGCCAGTGATTACATTTGAATATCAAGATTTAAAAGAGCTTGGAATTAACATTGAAAATGATAAGCTAATTGATATTTTACCTATGCTTGGAAGCGATATAGAAGATTTCGATGATGAAACAATTAAAGTTGAATTTTTTCCAAACCGTCCAGATCAGTTATCAGTAGAAGGAGTTTCTCGTAGCTTAAAAGGTTTCATATCACAAGAAATGGGCCTTCCTAAATATAAAGTTTCACCTTCTGGAGAAAAAGTATTTGTAGATAAAGAAATAGAAAATATTAGACCATATATAGCTTTTGCATTAATTAAGGATGTTAAATTTGATGGAGAGAAATTAAAACAAATAATGGACTTTCAAGAAAATTTACACTGGGTTATTGGAAGAGACAGAAAAAAAGTAGCTATTGGTATTCATAATTTAGATGTTATTAATGGAGATTATAAATATATTGCAAGTTCTCCAGTTGAAAATAGTTTTATTCCATTAGATCATTTAAATGAATTAACTCCAAAGGAAATATTAGACGAACATGAAAAAGGTTCGAAATATGCAAAGCTAATATCAGGATTCGATAAGTATCCTATTATTCTTGATAAAAATGATAAAGTATTATCCATGCCACCAATTATAAATGGAGAATTAACAAAACTTACAGAAGATACAAAAAATATACTTGTAGATGTGACTGGAACTGATGAAAAAGCAGTTCAACAAACATTAAATATTATTTGTAGTTCATTTGGAGAAGTTGGAGGGAAAATAGAAAGTTTAGATATTGTTTACCAAGACAAAACAATTACAACTCCTGATTTAAGCCCAAAAACTAGAAAAGTAAGAGTCAATTTTTGTAATGAACTTATTGGTGGAGTAAATCTTAATGCAGAAGATGTGGCTAAGTTATTGCTTAAAGCAAGGATGGATACAAAAATTATAAATGAAAATGAAGTTCAAGTAGAAATTCCTTCATACAGAATAGATATCCTTCATGAAGTTGACATAGTTGAAAATGTAGCTATTCAATACTGTATAAATAAAATTAAAGCAGAACTTCCAAATGTTTCAACAATAGCTTATGAAAATAATTGGTTTAAAGGTGAAAAAACCATTCGTGAAATTATGATTGGTCTTGGTTTCCAAGAAATAATGAGTTTAATGTTAACAAGTGAAGAAAATCATTATGAAAAAATGAAACAAATAGAAGATGACCATGTACAAGTATCTAAGCCAATTACAATTGATAGAACAATGATTAGAAAAAGTTTAATAAATAGTCTCATGGAATTTTTAGAGGATAATAAACATGAAGACCTTCCACAAAAAATATTTGAAATAGGGGACACATTATATATTGATGAATCAAGAGAAACAAATGTTAAAACTGTTAAAAAACTAGCAGGAGCCATTTGTCATTCTACAGCTAATTTTACTGAAATTAAATCAACAATAGCAAGTCTTTTATCTAATTTAGGATATGAAATAGAAATTTCACCATCAAATAACTCTACTTTCATTAAAGGAAGAGTATCTAATATTAAAGGGACTAGTAAAAACGGTACTGTCTCTGGTTTCTTTGGAGAAATATCTCCCGAAGTAATTAATAATTTTGAGCTGGAATATCCAGTGATAGCATTTGAAATAGGATTTTTATAG
- a CDS encoding TIGR02253 family HAD-type hydrolase — protein MDKAIFFDIDGTLLDTSSFAEVARKAAIDVMIENGLPSNKEETYNLLKEIISKKGSNYNKHFNVLTKEICGEENNLLVALGMVTYHNVKFALLRPFPETMNILIYLKNKGYKLGVISNGITIKQWEKLVRLDIHYFFEEVITSEEVGSEKPEKKIFEEALNRMNCKAENSIMVGNKSEIDIIGAVNAGMSAILVNSDDSHIITKKMLDTSNIEIIDNIGEICKIL, from the coding sequence ATGGATAAAGCAATTTTTTTCGATATAGATGGAACATTATTAGATACTTCAAGCTTTGCAGAGGTAGCTAGAAAAGCAGCTATTGATGTGATGATTGAAAATGGCTTGCCTTCAAATAAAGAAGAAACATATAATTTACTAAAAGAGATTATTTCAAAAAAAGGCTCAAATTATAATAAACACTTCAATGTTCTTACAAAAGAAATATGTGGTGAAGAAAATAACTTATTAGTTGCTTTAGGAATGGTTACATATCACAATGTTAAGTTTGCCCTACTTAGACCATTTCCAGAAACAATGAATATTCTTATCTATCTAAAAAATAAAGGATATAAATTAGGAGTAATCTCTAATGGTATAACAATAAAACAATGGGAAAAACTAGTTAGACTTGATATTCATTATTTCTTTGAAGAGGTTATTACATCAGAAGAAGTAGGATCTGAAAAGCCTGAAAAAAAAATATTTGAAGAAGCATTGAATAGAATGAACTGTAAGGCAGAAAATAGTATTATGGTGGGTAATAAATCTGAAATTGACATTATTGGAGCTGTAAATGCAGGTATGTCTGCAATACTAGTAAATTCTGATGATAGTCATATAATTACCAAAAAAATGTTGGATACTTCTAATATTGAGATTATTGATAATATAGGAGAAATATGTAAAATATTATAA
- a CDS encoding 30S ribosomal protein S8e, whose protein sequence is MAISQGKSTRKSTGGRYIANRGKRKSELGREPAYTKLDEKKLRKIRTRGGNEKLRLASENKINVVNPESNKSETVEIITVLENSADPNYVRRNIITKGAIVETSAGKAKVTSRPGQDGILNGVLVIE, encoded by the coding sequence ATGGCGATATCACAAGGAAAATCCACAAGAAAGTCAACTGGTGGAAGATACATAGCAAATCGTGGGAAAAGAAAATCAGAGCTTGGAAGAGAACCAGCTTACACTAAATTAGACGAAAAAAAATTGAGGAAAATCAGGACTCGTGGTGGAAACGAGAAATTGAGATTAGCTTCTGAAAATAAGATAAATGTTGTTAACCCAGAATCTAATAAATCTGAAACTGTTGAAATCATTACTGTACTTGAAAATTCTGCTGATCCCAACTATGTAAGAAGGAATATTATCACAAAAGGAGCTATCGTGGAAACTAGTGCAGGTAAAGCAAAAGTAACCTCAAGGCCTGGTCAAGACGGTATCCTTAATGGTGTTTTAGTCATTGAATAA